From a region of the Pseudomonadaceae bacterium SI-3 genome:
- a CDS encoding phosphoribosylformylglycinamidine synthase yields the protein MLILRGAPALSAFRHGKLLAQLTDKVPAVSGLYAEFAHFAEVSGTLGADEQQVLARLLKYGPSVPVQEPAGRLFLVIPRFGTISPWSSKASDIARNCGLDKIQRIERGIAYYVEGDFSEADAGLVAAALHDRMTQLVLEQFEGAADLFSHAQPKPLRAIDVLGGGRAALEQANVELGLALAEDEIDYLVTSFNGLGRNPHDIELMMFAQANSEHCRHKIFNASWDIDGESQEKSLFGMIKNTFQMHGEGVLSAYKDNSAVIVGNVAGRFYPDAETGEYAANQQPVHILMKVETHNHPTAIAPFPGAATGSGGEIRDEGATGRGAKPKAGLTGFTVSNLNIPGFEQPWEVPYGKPERIVTPLDIMIEGPLGGAAFNNEFGRPALNGYFRTFEQTISTPRGEEVRGYHKPIMLAGGMGNIREDHVQKAEISVGGKLIVLGGPAMLIGLGGGAASSMATGSSSADLDFASVQRDNPEMERRCQEVIDRCWQLGDKNPIKFIHDVGAGGLSNAFPELVNDGGRGGRFELRNVPNDEPGMAPHEIWCNESQERYVLSVDAVDLERFEGICKRERCPFAVVGEATVEPHLTVADSHFGNNPVDMPLNVLLGKAPRMHRSAVREAELGDDFSPDQVDLSEAIDRVLHHPAVASKSFLITIGDRSITGMVARDQMVGPWQVPVADCAVTATSYDVYTGEAMAMGERTPLALLDAPASGRMAIGETLTNLAAARIEKISDIKLSANWMAAAGHPGEDARLFDTVKAVGMELCPELGITIPVGKDSMSMKTRWSEEGVDKCVTSPLSLVVSGFAPVVDVRQTLTPQLRLDKGETDLILIDLGRGQNRMGASILAQVYGRMARQAPDVDDAEDLQAFFAVIQGLNADGLLLAYHDRSDGGLLTTALEMAFAGHCGLNLNLDSLVEAATHIPAALFNEELGALIQVRQGDTEIVLAQFSAAGLADCVSVIGQPVNNSHVAIKFEGADVFAGDRRLLQRQWSETSYQIQRLRDNVDCADQEFDALLEEDNPGLSVTLGFDVNDNIAAPYIKRGVRPEVAILREQGVNGQTEMAAAFDRAGFAAVDVHMSDILSGRISLERFKGLVACGGFSYGDVLGAGEGWAKSILFNGRAREDFSAFFERKDSFALGVCNGCQMLSNLHELVPGSESWPHFVRNRSEQFEARVAMVQIQDSPSIFLQGMAGSRLPIAIAHGEGHAEFESEEALLEADLSGTVALRYIDNHGKVTERYPANPGGSPRGITGLTTRDGRVTIMMPHPERVFRAVTNSWRPDEWQEDGGWMRMFRNARVWVD from the coding sequence ATGTTGATCCTGCGCGGCGCCCCCGCTCTTTCCGCCTTCCGTCACGGTAAGCTCCTGGCCCAATTGACCGATAAGGTCCCCGCTGTCAGCGGGTTGTACGCCGAGTTTGCTCATTTCGCCGAGGTATCCGGCACGCTTGGTGCGGACGAGCAGCAAGTACTGGCCCGGCTGTTGAAGTACGGCCCAAGCGTTCCGGTTCAGGAACCTGCAGGAAGGCTGTTTCTGGTCATTCCACGCTTCGGCACCATCTCGCCATGGTCGAGTAAGGCCAGCGACATTGCGCGCAACTGCGGCCTCGACAAGATTCAGCGCATTGAGCGCGGCATTGCCTACTACGTCGAAGGCGATTTCTCGGAGGCCGATGCTGGCTTGGTCGCAGCGGCTCTGCACGACCGGATGACCCAGCTGGTGCTCGAGCAATTCGAGGGTGCGGCGGATCTGTTTAGCCACGCACAACCCAAACCGCTGCGCGCGATCGATGTACTGGGCGGCGGCCGTGCCGCGCTGGAGCAGGCCAATGTGGAGTTGGGTCTGGCTTTGGCCGAAGACGAGATCGATTACCTTGTTACCAGTTTCAACGGCCTTGGGCGTAACCCGCACGACATCGAGCTGATGATGTTTGCGCAGGCCAACTCGGAGCATTGCCGTCACAAGATTTTCAATGCCAGCTGGGACATCGATGGTGAAAGCCAGGAGAAGTCGCTGTTCGGCATGATCAAGAACACCTTCCAGATGCACGGCGAAGGCGTGCTGTCCGCTTACAAGGACAACTCCGCCGTCATCGTGGGTAACGTGGCCGGACGTTTCTACCCGGACGCGGAAACGGGCGAGTACGCGGCGAACCAGCAGCCCGTGCACATCCTGATGAAAGTGGAAACGCACAACCATCCGACCGCAATCGCGCCGTTCCCAGGCGCGGCCACTGGCTCGGGTGGCGAAATTCGGGACGAGGGCGCTACCGGGCGCGGCGCCAAGCCGAAGGCCGGCCTCACAGGATTCACCGTCTCCAACCTCAACATTCCTGGCTTCGAGCAGCCTTGGGAAGTGCCGTACGGCAAACCCGAGCGCATCGTGACGCCGCTCGACATCATGATCGAGGGGCCGCTGGGTGGCGCAGCGTTCAACAACGAATTCGGCCGTCCGGCCCTGAACGGTTATTTCCGGACCTTCGAGCAGACAATCAGCACCCCGCGAGGCGAAGAAGTGCGGGGTTACCACAAGCCGATCATGCTGGCTGGCGGCATGGGCAACATCCGTGAAGATCATGTTCAGAAAGCCGAGATCTCGGTTGGCGGAAAACTGATCGTGCTCGGTGGCCCGGCGATGCTCATCGGTTTGGGTGGCGGCGCAGCCTCATCCATGGCGACCGGCAGCAGCTCCGCCGATCTGGATTTCGCGTCGGTGCAGCGTGACAACCCTGAGATGGAGCGCCGCTGCCAGGAAGTGATCGATCGCTGCTGGCAACTCGGCGACAAGAACCCGATCAAGTTCATTCACGACGTCGGTGCCGGCGGCCTGTCCAACGCCTTCCCGGAACTGGTCAATGACGGCGGTCGTGGAGGTCGTTTCGAACTGCGCAACGTGCCTAACGATGAGCCTGGCATGGCGCCCCATGAGATCTGGTGCAACGAATCCCAGGAGCGATATGTACTGTCAGTCGATGCGGTGGACCTCGAGCGTTTCGAGGGCATCTGCAAGCGTGAGCGCTGCCCCTTCGCCGTAGTCGGCGAAGCCACGGTCGAGCCGCACCTGACGGTGGCCGACAGCCATTTCGGCAACAATCCGGTTGATATGCCGCTCAACGTCCTGCTCGGCAAAGCGCCGCGCATGCATCGCAGCGCTGTTCGCGAGGCCGAGTTGGGGGATGACTTTTCGCCTGATCAGGTCGACCTGTCCGAGGCGATCGATCGCGTACTTCACCACCCTGCAGTCGCCAGCAAGAGCTTCCTGATCACCATCGGCGATCGCAGCATCACCGGCATGGTCGCGCGCGACCAGATGGTCGGGCCCTGGCAGGTCCCGGTGGCTGATTGCGCAGTCACGGCAACCAGCTATGACGTTTACACCGGCGAAGCCATGGCCATGGGCGAGCGCACACCGCTGGCCCTGCTCGACGCACCCGCATCGGGCCGCATGGCCATCGGCGAAACACTGACCAACCTCGCTGCAGCACGTATCGAGAAGATTTCCGACATCAAACTTTCCGCCAACTGGATGGCCGCTGCTGGGCATCCGGGTGAGGATGCGCGCCTGTTCGACACAGTCAAGGCGGTAGGCATGGAGCTGTGTCCGGAGTTGGGCATCACCATTCCGGTCGGCAAGGACTCCATGTCGATGAAAACCCGCTGGAGCGAAGAGGGCGTAGACAAGTGCGTGACCTCGCCGCTCTCGCTGGTAGTGTCCGGCTTTGCCCCGGTTGTTGATGTCCGCCAGACCCTGACGCCGCAGCTGCGTCTGGACAAGGGCGAAACCGATCTGATCCTCATCGACCTGGGTCGCGGCCAGAACCGTATGGGCGCGTCCATCCTGGCGCAGGTCTACGGCCGGATGGCGCGTCAGGCGCCGGATGTCGACGATGCGGAGGATTTGCAAGCCTTCTTCGCCGTAATTCAGGGGTTGAACGCAGACGGGTTGTTGTTGGCTTACCACGACCGTTCCGACGGCGGTTTGCTGACCACTGCGCTGGAAATGGCGTTCGCCGGCCATTGCGGACTCAACCTCAATCTCGATTCGCTTGTTGAAGCGGCCACTCACATCCCGGCAGCGTTGTTCAACGAAGAGTTGGGGGCGCTGATCCAGGTTCGCCAGGGCGATACGGAAATCGTTCTCGCACAGTTCAGCGCGGCAGGCCTTGCCGATTGCGTTTCGGTCATCGGGCAGCCGGTCAATAACAGCCATGTGGCAATCAAGTTTGAAGGCGCAGATGTTTTCGCCGGTGATCGCCGTCTGCTTCAGCGGCAGTGGTCCGAGACGAGCTATCAGATCCAGCGCCTTCGGGACAATGTTGACTGTGCCGATCAGGAATTCGACGCACTGCTTGAAGAAGACAACCCGGGTTTGAGCGTTACCCTAGGTTTCGACGTGAACGACAATATCGCCGCGCCGTACATCAAGCGTGGCGTGCGGCCCGAGGTGGCGATACTGCGTGAGCAGGGCGTCAATGGGCAGACTGAAATGGCGGCTGCGTTCGACCGTGCAGGTTTCGCCGCCGTCGACGTGCACATGAGCGATATCCTGTCGGGACGCATCAGTCTGGAGCGATTCAAGGGGCTGGTTGCGTGTGGCGGTTTCTCCTACGGCGACGTGTTAGGCGCTGGCGAAGGCTGGGCCAAATCGATTCTGTTCAATGGCCGCGCTCGCGAAGATTTCAGTGCGTTCTTTGAGCGCAAGGACAGCTTTGCCCTTGGCGTCTGCAACGGGTGCCAGATGTTGTCGAACCTTCACGAACTGGTACCCGGCAGCGAGTCCTGGCCGCACTTCGTGCGTAACCGTTCCGAGCAGTTCGAAGCGCGTGTGGCGATGGTACAGATTCAGGATTCCCCGTCGATCTTCCTTCAGGGAATGGCCGGGTCGCGCCTGCCGATTGCCATTGCCCACGGCGAGGGTCACGCGGAATTCGAAAGCGAAGAAGCGCTGCTTGAAGCGGACTTGTCTGGGACGGTAGCGCTGCGCTACATCGACAATCATGGCAAGGTCACCGAGCGCTATCCGGCCAACCCTGGCGGCTCGCCGCGCGGCATTACGGGTCTCACCACGAGGGACGGACGCGTGACGATCATGATGCCGCATCCGGAGCGTGTATTCCGTGCCGTGACCAACTCCTGGCGCCCTGACGAGTGGCAGGAGGATGGCGGCTGGATGCGCATGTTCCGTAATGCCCGGGTCTGGGTAGACTGA
- a CDS encoding amino acid ABC transporter substrate-binding protein: MIRVKSTLAVLGAATLLGASGLAQAGATLDAVKSKGFVQCGVSDGLPGFSYTDAKGEYKGIDVDICRAVAAAVFGDASKVKYSPLTAKERFTALQSGEVDMLSRNTTWTSSRDAAMGLNFTGVTYYDGQGFLVNKAVGVSSAKELDGATVCIQAGTTTELNLSDYFRANNLKYTPITYDTSDESAKSLESGRCDVLTSDQSQLYAQRIKLAKPDDYIVLPEVISKEPLGPAVRQGDEEWFDIVRWALFGMINAEELGITSANVEEKAKNTKNPDVARLLGAEGEYGKDLKLPKDWAVQIVKQVGNYGEVFERNIGSGSELKIERGLNALWTNGGLQYAPPVR, translated from the coding sequence ATGATAAGGGTTAAATCCACACTGGCCGTGCTTGGTGCCGCGACACTTTTGGGCGCAAGCGGCTTGGCTCAGGCAGGGGCGACTCTGGACGCGGTGAAGAGCAAGGGTTTCGTGCAATGCGGCGTCAGCGACGGGCTACCTGGCTTTTCCTACACCGATGCCAAGGGCGAGTACAAGGGAATCGACGTGGATATCTGCCGTGCCGTTGCGGCTGCGGTGTTCGGCGATGCGAGTAAGGTCAAGTACAGCCCACTGACCGCCAAGGAGCGCTTCACGGCGCTGCAGTCCGGTGAAGTCGACATGCTGTCGCGTAACACGACCTGGACCAGTTCGCGTGATGCTGCAATGGGGCTGAACTTCACCGGCGTGACCTACTACGACGGGCAGGGTTTTCTGGTCAACAAAGCGGTCGGTGTTTCCAGCGCCAAGGAACTCGACGGCGCGACCGTCTGCATCCAGGCGGGCACTACCACCGAGCTGAACCTTTCCGACTACTTCCGCGCTAACAACCTCAAATACACCCCGATCACCTACGACACTTCCGACGAAAGCGCCAAGTCGCTGGAGTCAGGACGTTGCGACGTGCTCACTTCTGACCAGTCCCAGCTTTATGCCCAGCGCATCAAGCTGGCCAAGCCGGACGACTACATCGTATTGCCTGAGGTCATCTCCAAAGAGCCACTCGGCCCGGCCGTGCGTCAAGGCGATGAAGAATGGTTCGATATCGTTCGCTGGGCATTGTTCGGGATGATCAATGCGGAGGAGCTGGGTATCACTTCGGCCAATGTCGAAGAGAAGGCGAAGAACACCAAGAATCCTGACGTGGCTCGTCTCTTGGGCGCCGAAGGTGAATACGGCAAGGATCTGAAATTACCTAAGGATTGGGCGGTTCAAATCGTCAAGCAAGTCGGCAACTATGGCGAAGTGTTCGAGCGCAATATCGGTTCAGGTAGCGAGCTGAAGATCGAGCGCGGCCTGAACGCGCTTTGGACCAATGGAGGTCTGCAGTACGCACCCCCAGTGCGTTGA
- a CDS encoding NGG1p interacting factor NIF3, protein MYKLCFYVPESHLDAVKKAVFAAGAGRIGAYDSCCWQVLGHGQYRPLEGSTPFLGQHGQVQSVSEWKVELVVADELIHDSVKALKHTHPYETPAFEVWRLSDLQF, encoded by the coding sequence ATGTACAAGCTGTGTTTCTATGTTCCGGAAAGCCATCTGGATGCAGTCAAGAAAGCGGTTTTCGCGGCGGGCGCCGGGCGTATTGGCGCTTACGATAGTTGTTGCTGGCAGGTGCTAGGGCACGGGCAGTATCGCCCGCTGGAGGGCAGCACGCCGTTTCTCGGACAGCATGGCCAGGTCCAATCGGTATCCGAGTGGAAGGTTGAACTGGTGGTCGCTGATGAGCTGATCCACGATAGCGTTAAGGCGCTAAAGCACACTCATCCATATGAGACGCCTGCCTTCGAGGTGTGGCGACTATCCGATTTGCAGTTCTGA
- a CDS encoding amino acid ABC transporter permease, with protein MTIHTFKPDLPAPSTNIGVVGWMRANLFSSWINTLLTLVGLYLIWLIVPPIIDWAIIKADWTGETRADCSREGACWVFVQTRFSQFMYGFYPPELRWRVDATAWLAIIGAAPLFLRQMRHKASYGIAFLVIYPLLAYWLLHGGFLGLETVPTSRWGGLMLTIVIAAVGIAGALPLGILLALGRRSDMPAIRVLCITFIEFWRGVPLITVLFMSSVMLPLFLPEGMNLDKLMRAMVMVVFFEAAYIAEVVRGGLQAIPKGQYEAAAAMGLGYWRSMVLVILPQALKMVIPGIVNTFIALFKDTSLVIIIGLFDFLNSIKRATSDPAWLGMSTEGYVFAALVYWIFCFGMSRYSMHLERKLDTGHRN; from the coding sequence ATGACGATCCATACTTTCAAACCGGACCTGCCGGCGCCCTCTACCAACATTGGTGTGGTGGGCTGGATGCGGGCCAATCTGTTCTCCAGCTGGATCAATACGTTGCTGACCCTGGTCGGCCTTTATCTGATCTGGTTGATAGTGCCTCCCATCATCGACTGGGCGATCATCAAGGCCGACTGGACTGGCGAAACCCGGGCGGACTGTTCGCGTGAGGGTGCGTGCTGGGTGTTTGTGCAGACGCGTTTCAGCCAGTTCATGTACGGCTTCTACCCACCGGAGCTGCGCTGGCGGGTGGATGCTACGGCCTGGCTCGCCATCATTGGTGCCGCGCCGCTGTTCTTGCGGCAGATGCGACACAAGGCAAGCTACGGCATCGCCTTTCTGGTGATCTATCCACTGCTTGCCTATTGGCTGTTGCATGGCGGCTTCCTGGGCCTTGAGACGGTTCCGACCAGCCGCTGGGGTGGTTTGATGCTGACCATCGTCATTGCCGCAGTCGGTATCGCCGGCGCACTGCCGCTCGGGATTCTGCTGGCGCTGGGTCGACGTTCGGATATGCCAGCCATCCGCGTTCTGTGCATCACCTTCATCGAGTTCTGGCGCGGCGTGCCGCTGATCACCGTGCTGTTCATGTCCTCAGTGATGTTGCCGTTGTTCCTGCCGGAGGGCATGAACCTCGACAAGCTGATGCGTGCCATGGTGATGGTGGTGTTCTTCGAGGCGGCTTATATCGCCGAAGTGGTTCGTGGAGGCCTGCAGGCGATCCCCAAGGGGCAATACGAAGCGGCCGCGGCGATGGGCTTGGGTTACTGGCGCAGCATGGTGCTAGTGATTCTGCCGCAAGCGCTGAAGATGGTCATACCCGGCATCGTCAATACCTTCATCGCTCTGTTCAAGGACACCAGTCTGGTGATCATCATCGGTCTGTTCGATTTCCTTAACAGCATCAAGCGCGCCACCTCGGACCCTGCCTGGCTAGGCATGTCGACTGAAGGTTATGTATTTGCGGCGCTGGTCTACTGGATTTTCTGTTTTGGCATGTCGCGCTATTCCATGCACCTGGAACGCAAGCTCGACACCGGTCATCGAAATTAG
- a CDS encoding MarR family transcriptional regulator, with the protein MTKPSSDEQLQLDHQLCFALYSASLQMTKAYKPLLQSIGLTYPQYLAMLVLWERDGLTVSEISARLMTEPGSLTPLLKRLEAEGLISRTRSSRDERVVELRLTETGWAMKEQAREFPACMLECTGQSHEALLALRDQLVSLRSALLARD; encoded by the coding sequence ATGACGAAGCCCTCTTCAGACGAGCAATTGCAGCTGGACCATCAGCTGTGTTTCGCTCTGTATTCTGCTTCGTTGCAGATGACCAAAGCCTACAAGCCGCTGCTACAAAGCATCGGCCTGACCTACCCGCAGTACCTGGCCATGCTCGTTCTCTGGGAGCGCGACGGCCTCACAGTCAGCGAGATCAGTGCTCGCCTCATGACGGAGCCGGGTTCCCTGACTCCGCTGCTCAAACGTTTGGAAGCAGAAGGCCTCATCAGCCGGACCCGCAGCAGCCGCGACGAGCGAGTGGTCGAATTGCGTCTCACGGAGACCGGATGGGCAATGAAGGAACAGGCTCGTGAGTTTCCCGCCTGCATGCTCGAATGCACCGGGCAATCACACGAAGCGTTGCTAGCACTTCGCGATCAACTCGTTTCCCTTCGAAGCGCATTATTGGCTCGCGACTGA
- a CDS encoding NUDIX hydrolase, with amino-acid sequence MKFCSQCGDSVIERVPDGDNRRRFVCASCDTIHYQNPRIVAGCLPVWDEHVLLCRRAIEPRRGYWTLPAGFMENGETVQQAAARETLEEACARVSDLQLYTLFDLPHINQVYMFFRAELVDERFSPGDESLEVRLFRQADIPWSELAFPTVGRTLEYFFADRVQQTFPVRNEAIEAMRVARRQV; translated from the coding sequence ATGAAATTTTGCAGCCAGTGCGGCGACTCGGTCATTGAGCGGGTGCCCGACGGAGACAACAGACGGCGATTCGTCTGTGCGTCCTGCGATACGATTCACTACCAAAACCCACGCATCGTTGCTGGCTGCCTGCCCGTCTGGGATGAACATGTGTTGCTTTGCCGACGCGCAATCGAACCACGACGCGGATACTGGACGCTGCCTGCAGGCTTCATGGAAAACGGCGAAACCGTACAGCAGGCAGCAGCGCGGGAAACACTTGAGGAAGCCTGCGCCCGGGTCTCCGATCTGCAGCTTTATACGCTGTTCGACTTGCCGCACATCAACCAGGTCTACATGTTCTTCCGCGCAGAGCTGGTCGATGAGCGATTTTCTCCAGGAGACGAAAGTCTGGAAGTCAGGCTTTTCCGACAAGCCGACATCCCTTGGTCAGAGCTGGCTTTTCCGACCGTTGGCCGTACCCTAGAATACTTCTTCGCCGACCGGGTGCAGCAGACCTTCCCGGTGCGCAACGAAGCCATCGAGGCAATGCGGGTGGCGCGCAGACAGGTCTGA
- the glnQ gene encoding glutamine ABC transporter ATP-binding protein (similar to ATP-binding component of ABC transporters), producing the protein MNDTFLQPEQPEQAGEPVIQMQGVHKWFGQFHVLKDINLNVTQGERIVLCGPSGSGKSTTIRCLNRLEEHQQGRIVINGVELTNDLKQIEAIRSEVGMVFQHFNLFPHLTVLQNCTLAPMWVRKMPRRQAEEVAMHYLERVRIPEQADKFPGQLSGGQQQRVAIARALCMKPKIMLFDEPTSALDPEMVKEVLDTMVGLAESGMTMLCVTHEMGFARTVADRVIFMDKGEIVEEAEPETFFTNPNNERTKLFLSQILH; encoded by the coding sequence ATGAACGACACATTTCTGCAACCCGAACAGCCTGAGCAGGCCGGTGAACCGGTCATTCAAATGCAGGGTGTACACAAATGGTTCGGCCAGTTCCATGTGCTCAAAGACATCAATCTCAACGTGACCCAAGGCGAGCGCATCGTATTGTGCGGGCCCTCGGGATCGGGAAAGTCTACGACCATTCGTTGTCTCAACCGCCTTGAGGAACACCAGCAAGGGCGCATCGTGATCAATGGTGTTGAGCTGACCAACGATCTTAAGCAGATCGAAGCGATCCGCAGCGAAGTGGGCATGGTATTTCAGCACTTCAACTTGTTCCCGCACCTCACCGTGCTGCAGAACTGCACGCTGGCACCCATGTGGGTGCGCAAGATGCCGCGTCGCCAGGCCGAAGAAGTGGCCATGCACTATCTGGAACGCGTACGGATTCCGGAGCAGGCTGACAAGTTTCCGGGGCAGCTTTCCGGGGGCCAACAACAGCGCGTTGCGATTGCCCGGGCGTTGTGCATGAAGCCGAAGATCATGCTGTTCGACGAGCCCACGTCGGCGCTGGACCCGGAGATGGTCAAGGAAGTGCTGGATACCATGGTTGGCCTCGCCGAAAGCGGCATGACGATGCTCTGCGTGACCCACGAGATGGGCTTTGCACGCACCGTCGCTGACCGGGTGATCTTCATGGACAAGGGGGAGATCGTTGAGGAAGCGGAACCCGAGACCTTCTTCACTAATCCGAACAACGAGCGCACCAAGCTATTCCTCAGCCAGATCCTCCACTGA
- a CDS encoding amino acid ABC transporter permease, whose translation MRTIAKAGAARGSLLTDPQARAFLFQVIAVITVVAIGWFLFHNTQTNLAHRGITSGFGFLDNAAGFGISQHLIDYSESDSYGRVFWVGLLNTLLVSIIGIILATIIGFILGVARLSPNWLIRKIATVYIETFRNIPPLLQIFFVYFAVLSPLPGPRESLSLWDVVFINNRGVQMPAPSAGEGFWSFWVAMFVALVAIVMLNRWARARRHATGQTFPIFSASLALFIAIPSICSLVMGAPFLWEVPELQRFNIRGGWVVIPELVSIVLALSIYTAAFIGETVRAGIQSVSHGQTEAAASLGLRPGRVLRLVIIPQAMRVIIPPLTSQYLNLAKNSSLAAAIGYPDMVSLFAGTVLNQTGQAIETMAITMSVYLAISISISLLMNWYNKRIALIER comes from the coding sequence ATGCGAACCATTGCCAAAGCAGGAGCCGCCCGCGGCTCGTTGCTCACGGACCCGCAGGCGCGTGCCTTTCTGTTTCAGGTCATCGCCGTAATAACAGTAGTAGCGATCGGCTGGTTTCTGTTTCACAACACTCAGACCAACCTTGCCCACCGAGGCATTACGTCAGGCTTCGGTTTTCTCGATAACGCTGCCGGTTTCGGCATTTCCCAGCATCTGATCGACTACAGCGAGAGCGACTCTTATGGTCGTGTCTTCTGGGTTGGCCTGCTCAATACGCTGCTGGTCAGCATCATCGGGATCATCCTGGCCACTATTATCGGGTTCATTCTCGGGGTGGCGCGGCTTTCGCCCAATTGGCTGATACGCAAGATCGCGACTGTCTATATAGAGACGTTTCGCAACATCCCGCCATTGCTGCAGATTTTCTTCGTCTACTTCGCAGTGCTCAGCCCGCTGCCAGGACCGCGAGAAAGCCTGAGCCTTTGGGATGTGGTGTTCATCAACAACCGAGGCGTTCAGATGCCCGCGCCCAGTGCTGGGGAAGGCTTCTGGTCGTTTTGGGTGGCGATGTTCGTCGCGCTGGTGGCGATCGTCATGCTCAATCGCTGGGCACGTGCTCGGCGTCACGCCACCGGCCAGACGTTTCCCATCTTTTCAGCCAGCCTGGCATTGTTTATCGCAATCCCTTCGATCTGCTCGCTGGTGATGGGGGCGCCTTTTCTTTGGGAAGTGCCCGAGCTTCAGCGTTTCAATATTCGTGGCGGCTGGGTTGTGATCCCCGAGCTGGTGTCGATTGTGCTTGCGTTATCGATCTACACCGCGGCTTTTATCGGTGAGACAGTCCGTGCAGGTATCCAGTCGGTCAGCCACGGGCAGACCGAAGCGGCCGCTTCGTTGGGCCTTCGTCCGGGACGTGTGTTGCGTCTGGTGATTATCCCCCAGGCCATGCGGGTGATCATTCCGCCACTCACCAGCCAGTACCTCAATCTTGCGAAAAACTCTTCGCTAGCGGCTGCGATCGGTTATCCCGACATGGTTTCGCTGTTTGCAGGGACGGTGCTCAACCAGACCGGTCAGGCGATCGAAACCATGGCCATCACCATGAGTGTGTACCTCGCCATCAGCATCAGCATTTCGCTGCTGATGAACTGGTACAACAAGCGCATTGCGCTGATCGAGCGGTAA
- a CDS encoding carboxylesterase yields MSDPLIIEPATTADACVIWLHGLGADRYDFQPVAEALQQRLTTTRFVLPQAPTRAVTINGGWAMPSWYDILAMSPARAIDQAQLEQSAQSVIDLIEAQRDSGIDPARIFLAGFSQGGAVVYHIAFLRWPGPLGGVIALSTYAPTFNPDLKLSPLQAALPVLALHGARDDVVLPAMGRAAYDCLIQNQVQAQWQDYPMAHEVVPEEIRDIGEWLAARLD; encoded by the coding sequence ATGAGTGACCCGCTGATCATCGAACCCGCAACTACCGCCGACGCGTGCGTCATCTGGTTGCACGGCCTCGGCGCCGACCGCTACGACTTCCAGCCAGTCGCCGAAGCGTTACAGCAACGGCTGACGACGACACGCTTCGTGCTACCCCAGGCACCGACTCGCGCGGTCACTATTAACGGTGGCTGGGCCATGCCGAGCTGGTATGACATCCTCGCGATGAGCCCCGCTCGCGCCATCGACCAGGCGCAACTGGAACAGTCAGCGCAAAGCGTGATCGACCTGATCGAGGCACAGCGCGACAGTGGCATCGATCCCGCTCGCATTTTTCTGGCCGGCTTCTCCCAAGGCGGTGCAGTCGTCTACCACATAGCCTTCCTGCGCTGGCCCGGCCCTCTGGGTGGCGTCATCGCCCTGTCCACCTACGCACCGACCTTCAATCCGGACCTGAAGCTGTCGCCATTGCAGGCCGCGCTTCCGGTACTGGCGCTACACGGTGCTAGGGATGATGTTGTGCTGCCGGCGATGGGGCGTGCCGCCTATGACTGCCTGATACAGAACCAGGTGCAGGCACAATGGCAGGACTACCCGATGGCCCACGAGGTGGTACCCGAGGAAATTCGTGATATCGGCGAATGGCTGGCCGCTCGGCTGGATTGA
- a CDS encoding organic hydroperoxide resistance protein, whose product MQSIKALYTATATATGGRDGRAASSDGLLDVKLSTPRELGGQGGDGTNPEQLFAAGYSACFIGALKFAASQLKQPLPTDTSVAAQVGIGQIPGGFGLEVELNVSLPGLEQSTAEQLAEAAHKVCPYSNATHGNIEVRLNVSV is encoded by the coding sequence ATGCAAAGCATCAAGGCGCTCTATACAGCCACTGCCACCGCAACCGGAGGCCGCGACGGCCGAGCTGCGTCGTCCGACGGCCTGCTCGACGTAAAACTGTCCACTCCCCGCGAGCTCGGCGGACAAGGCGGTGATGGCACCAACCCGGAGCAACTCTTCGCCGCAGGATATTCGGCCTGCTTCATTGGCGCACTCAAGTTTGCCGCGAGCCAGTTAAAGCAACCGCTTCCCACCGATACGTCAGTCGCTGCCCAGGTTGGCATAGGCCAGATTCCTGGAGGTTTCGGGCTCGAAGTAGAGCTGAACGTCAGCTTGCCAGGCCTGGAGCAGTCCACAGCCGAGCAGCTGGCCGAAGCCGCGCATAAGGTCTGCCCGTACTCCAACGCTACACACGGGAATATCGAGGTTCGCCTCAACGTTAGCGTCTGA